GCGTGCCGCGGTGGCGCCGCAGGTGCTCCTTGCGCCGGAAGGCCTTGCCACACTCGGGGCAGGCGTGCGGCTTCTCGCCAGAGTGGCTCTGCCGGTGGCGCAGCAGGTGGGCCGGCTTCAGCGAGGCCTTGCCGCACTCCGGGCAGGACACGGAGCCCGGGGCCGGCAGGAAGGCGGGCGGGCCGGGCGCCGGCGGGGTcggcggggccggcggggggCTGCCCGGCTCCTGCTTGTAGGCGCGCGCCGCCGGGGCGTCCCCCGTCGCCGCTTCGTCAGCCCCGGGGGCCGAGTCTCCTGCCGGGCAAAGGCGCAGTCAGGGCGGCAAGCTCCGCgcaagaggaggtgggggggggggccgggAGGGCGGCCGTGTCACGGTTAGCGGAGCAGTCCCagagcgggggtggggtggggtaaggGTTAGGGTTAGCTTTTTATTCACCCCCGTGTCCCTGCACAGCGCCGTGCCTGGAGCACAGTAAACGCCCAGtaactggatggatggatggctgacGAACGGGAGAGGAGGAACTGGGTGGGTAGATAAGTGAATACACGTTAGAGGGTATAGGCCTGGATGGATGGGTGGGCGGGCGGAttggtaggtgggtgggtgggtaagtGGGGAGATAAGCTGGGTGGGTGGATGAAACACCCATTTCCTTTCTCCAGGTTTTCAGACTGCTCTATGGAGTTCCGAGGAGATGAGCAACCTTTGTTTTTAAGTGTAACACTACGACAAGTGTGATAAAAACAGGAGTTACTAACAAGTCGATTGCTCCCCGTGTGCCTGGCCCAGTGCTGAACACTTCAGAGCGCCCTCACTCCAACCCCACGCGGCCCAGTGAGAGCGGGTGCAATGCTGTCGTCCTGTTTAGGGACACAGGAGGGCACTGCCTCAGGGCTGCCTTCCCAGCCTTGCTCCCTTCCTGACCTGCCCTCCCCAGGAAGTGTTCTGGAGCTTCCACCCCTGTCTGTCCTCTTCTGGAGGCCCACAggcatcctctgtgctctgtgggTCCTGATGGTGTTTATCAGGCCAGGGCCATGCTTTGTCCTGAGACCACAGGCTCCCAAGCTGGAAACCCGGGTCCCTCCTTGCCCCTATGGGCGTCCATCCAGCTGCCTCCATGTCCGACCTCAGAGATGACCCCTCAGCTCCCCAGACCCCTCCTGGCCCTGGTGGGAGGTCAGTGACACCCTCCGTCCCCCCAGGTCTCCAGCCCCTGGCTCCACGCTAGCACCAGTCATCTTCCTGCCTCTGATGGGGTCCCTGGGTTTTGTCTCCATAGTCTGTTCCCTACTTTTGACAAGGTTCAGCCTCATTTTCCCTTCCTCACCCTAACGCATGTGCTCAGATGGGGCCAGCGCCTGCCCGCCCCCAGCTCGGGTACGTGTGGCAGGCCTGGCCAATGGGGACTGAGCGCCACAGCCCCAGCCACAGCAACTAGATCCACCGGGTGGGGAGAAGCTCGACTCAGTAGGGGCCAACGGGACTTGCGAGACTGCAGGAGGCTGCGCCGAGCTGAGAACTTGGCACAGAGGCTCTGGGGTCAGATGGCCTTGGTGCCACTCTGGCCTGGCCAGCACTTCATCCTGTGTCATCTCCCTGCGCCTGGGTTTCTGCAGTGACAAAACGCGGCTGATAAAGCCGGGTATCTCCAGGGCTGCGGCAGGATTGCAGGGAGCTGGCAGAGCCATGCCTGCCCGTGCTCACGGCTGGTGCTCGTCACCAGCGCTCGCTGTCCTGTCCGACCCCCACCCGTGTCTGATTCCGCTCCTGCCCCGGTGCCCAGCACAGGCTGGGCACACGGCAGGGACGTCAGGGATGCTCACTGAAGAAACAAATGATGGACGAGAGAGGATCCCCGCCTGGGCTGGGAGACGAGGGGCTTCTGATGCCGggagaggtgtggggagggggtgagctgCTCACCTAGGGGCGCCGTCTCACATTCTTCCTTTGCCACGCCGACCCTGGAGCCATCAGAGGTCGCATCCCGAGGGGCCCTCGTCGCTGGTCCCTGAGACAAGAGGAAGCACAGTCCCAGCTGAGGAGCCCGAGCCGCCGCCCCTCCCCTCTCAGTCCGGTCGCTCGCTCTGGGGGAAGCCGGCCCCACAGGATGAGCCGAGAATGTTCCCTCCACTCAGCTTTTGGGAAAAGTTTGTACAGAGTCGGCGTCCTTCCTCCCTGGAAGGTCTGGTCGACCTCTGCACTGGGGACGCCTGAACTGTCACACTGCACTGTCGTATCTgtgcctgcccacctccccagcggGTGGTGGGCTCCGGGGGACAGGGGCTGGCCTGGCTGGCTTCTGTGCCATCGCTGGCGCCGAGCCTTTCATAAAAAGCGGCTCTGTCGTGACATGATTCGAGATTGCGATCAGCGTGCTACGGTGCCGTGGGTGCTGACCCGCCACCTGCTTCTGTGGTGGCCCCTGCTGGACCTCTAAGTCCAGGCCACGGTAAACGGCAGACGGTGTCCTGGGCACCACAGAAGTCACCCACTTAAagcacagttcagtggtttttagtgtattcaatTGTGCAACCGTCAGCACAATCAAATGTAGAATATTTTTGTCACCTCCAAATAAAGCCGGCACCTGTGAGCAGTCGCTCCCCAattccctgccccaggcccctgggaACCACTAATCTGCTCCCGCCCCTGTGGGTCTGCCTCAGGGCATCGCATGCGAACAGAACCACGCAGCCAGGGGTCCTTCCTAGTGACCGGCTCCTTCCTCACGGTTCGGAGTCTCCCCACACTGCAGGGTGTGCCAGTGTTTCACTCCTGTGGCTAAGAGACGCCCGGCTGGCGCACAGGCCACGTGCCCTTATGAGCGACACTGCCCTGCTACCCTCACGTAGTACTGTGCACGAGGTTCGTGTGGATGTGTTGTTACTTCTCCCGCATCCACCCTGCAGGGGCCCCCGCAGCAGTGGACATCCTCAGGCCTGTGTTTGCCTGAGGACTGTGGGGGACCCACTGGGCGTGCCGGCCCAGGTGCAACTGGGCGGACATCACTCGGGGTCACTGGGCCCCACAGAGGCTGGGAGCTCTGTGTCCTCCCATCTGAGTGGGGGCTCCAGGTGAGACTGCTCCACCCAGCCCACCAAACTGACCCCAGGGCCCCCAGACAGGTCTGTGGCTAGAGGCACTCAGGGAGCTAGCGGGCCTCGTGCCCGGCCCCCGCCTGCACCTCGGCCCTCCTGTGTCTTGACCTCTTCCTGGGAAACGTTTTCTGAGCCGTCACAGAGAAGGCCGACGGTCTGACACAGGTTTCCCATCCCTCCGGTCATTCACTCAGCGTCCACTGAGGACGACAGTAAGAGGCCCCAGGAGCTGGACTCCTCTtcccaggaggtggggggtgtgAAACGGTGCAGCCTTGGTGGGAAACAGCCTGGTGGTTCCCGGGTTAAACGGGGAGCTCCCATTGTACCCGCGGTGCCTCTCCCGGCCCTGGTGACCCTCCACTCGCCGCCGCCAACCGTAACTGTGAGCAGAACAGCTTTCAGTGAGTCCTGAGTCCTTCCACCCAACTGTCAGACCAGGTGGTCCTGGGGACCCCGAACTTGCACCGAGTGCCAGAAGGTCCTGTGGGCCCTGCTCACACCTGCCCTAGAGCGTCCCCACTGCAGCCACACCCTGGGCTTCGGGCCATGGCGCCTGCTGTCGGTCTGCTTAGGGCAGGGGCTGACCCCTCGGGCCGAGGCCCGCCCGCAGCCGCCCCCGCTCACCCAGAGCTCCTCCAGCAGGACCACGGCCTCCTCCCCGCTCTGGGGCCGCCGGCTGCACACCCAGGCCTGGATGTCGGCGGGCAGGGCGCTCAGgaactgctccagcaccagcaACTCCAGCATCTGCTCCTTGGTGTGCACCTCGGGCCGCAGCCAGTCCCGGCACAGGGCGCGCAGCAGGCCCAGCGCCTCGCGCGGCCCAGGTGCGTCGCCCAGGTGGAAGTGGCGGAAGCGGTGCCATGGCGAGTCCAGGCGCAGGCCCTCGGCGGCCAGGCCCTCCTGCTTCACGGGCTGCACGGCTGGGGCCTCCATGGGGCTGGCGGGGCAGCAGCGCCTGTGGGGAGGGAAGCCCGGCCGTGAGAGACCAGCTCCGTCACCCTGGGCCCAGCGCCTCCGCCGTGCAGGGGACAGGAGCGCAGGGGCATGGGGTCTTGAGCCACAGCGCCTCACTCGGGAGCAGCAACGTCGCtgctctgtgcctcggtttccccttGTGCGGCCGAGGGACAGGCCCTCCAGTGAGGAGCCACACTCAGAGTCTGTGCACAGCAGGCGCTGGGGAAGGGGCGATCGTGACCCACCCGGGGACAAGGGGTTCacacccctgctctgcccctcccgGGGTGACCCTGGGTCCTGCTGTCCTCCCTTTCCTCCGAACATCACTGTGAGGACTGAGCAGCAGAGCATGCCCAGGGGACTTGCCTGCAGCAGACTCTCAAGAGGCCGTGCGCTGTCACAGCACCACTGTGCCCGACCGTGTTCCAGCCCTCCGGCCCCAAGGCAGACACTTTAGGACGCTCAAAGCCCCCATCCGTTCTTTACTACCCACTGTGGACAGACCCGTGACCCCCCACCTCCAAGGTCATGTGTGAAGCTCTAACCCCAACcagactgtatttggagatgggctcttaggaagaaatgaagattaaataaggtcATAAGGGTGGCAGCCTACTCCTACAGGGCTGCTGGCCTGGTAAGAAGAGGGGGCGCCCTCTTCCACGTgtgacacagcaagaaggcagccgtctgcaagccGGGACGGGGCCTCACCAGACACCGAATCCGCCCGCACGCGATCCTGGCCTCCAGACCTCCGGAACTGTGGGGAAGAAACGTGGTGTTGAAGCCGCCTGGTCTGGGGTATCCTGTTATGGCCACCCAACAGGCCAAGACGCTAATGGGCCCCCAGCCACATCTTTTGTAAGACCCTCCCCCCCGCTCCCCCCCAGGAAGCTGTGTGccctccacttcctcttccccttctcagACGGGGCAGTGGCTTCAGCTGTGAGGATGACACAAGAGCCCAGAGCGGGGGCTCTCAACCAGGGGTGGCATTACTCCGGGGAGACACCTGGAAAGGTCTGGAGACATTTGATCGTTGGACGGGGGTTGGGGAGAGCAGTGCTGCTGGCTTCTGgacggcggggggagggggggatgcTGCTAAGGACCCTACAGTGCACGGGCAGCCCCACAGCGGAGAATGATCCAGCCCCAAATAAGCCTGGCCTGGAACCGTGGTCCCTGAGATAACCCTCCCTCCTGAGCACACGGTGGGGCTTTCCAGAGGCTGTGGCCACAGGCCGAAAGCAGAGGCAGATGTGAGAATCCAGCTGCTCAAGTCAAGACAGTGAGATGCCACATTTCcaacttttcattttggaaaacatggttatttttcacttaaaaggtGTCATTTATGTTAGCACATGAAGAGCTGGCTACCactgtttttaaatgcattaacaATTTGACATTCCTCAGCCTTAATTTCTCATATGATAGCATAACCAGCAGACGTAACTCCTGTAAACCAAAGTGCTTTgggataaacaaggtcctactgtagagcacagggaactatatattcaataccctgtaatagcctataatgaaaaagaatacaaaaaggaatatatataggcatatatatattatatatataaaaaactgaatcactatgctgtacaccagaaattaacacaacactgcaaaccaactatacgtcaattaaaaaaaaagtgctttgggAGGGGGTCTTCAAAGATTGTTTTAAAGTATGAAGGGGTCCTGGGTTAAAAAaccttttgagaaacactgaccaGCAGCCTGTttgtttaaataaagttttatcggcGCACAGCTGTGCCCATCTGCTAGGCACTGATTCTTGTCTCAGACTTAAGGCTGGTCCTACCTCAGGGCCTGTGTACCTGCTGCTCCCTCGCCCCCATCTTTGCTCAGCTGGCTCCTCACCTTTGAGACCTGGATGCCACTCTTCCCACCTCAGACAGCTTCCCCAAATCACCCACACATCCTTCCCTGCAGTTACTATCACATCCCCCTTATTAATTTTATCTTGGCGTTTTAATAAGATTGGGTCTTACCACACACTGTCTTCTCTTACAAGAATTTAAGCTTCACGAGGGCAAGAGACCACATATAAGAGCCCAGCATGCTGGCTGACACTGAAAGAGAATCACTAAGATGATTGGCCCTCTGCAATTAGCATTTctgcccccattttgcagatggagaatgTGAAGGCATCTtggcccaaagtcacccagctgaTAAGTGGCAGAGGCTTATGGCACACCTATGTCTGTCAGGCTCTAAAGCTGGTCCCGGcatcacctcccacccacccacccatcctagGACTGACTAGCCTGGGAGTGGCAGGGAAGCCTCCCCAGAGGATCAAGGCCAGAGCCAAGTCTTGAAAGATGCAGAGAAGCCTGTTCTGCTGTGAGAGTTCCCTCTAGGGTGGGAATGGAGTCTGACTGAGTGAGCGAGGCCCTGGGCATCAGGCCGAAGCGCCTTGTGATCTCAGGGAGGACCTCAGGTACCCACGTTCCCGGCCGGCCACAGTGAGCTCCTAGGGCAGGACTGGTCCGACTCCTCTGGGTCCTGGGTCACCTAGCTCAGGGTCTGCCCCTGAGAAAGCATGTACTGTCACTccatgcagccactatggaaaacagtatggaggttcctcaaaaaattaaaaacagaactaccatttgatacagcaattccacttctggttatttacccaaagaaaatgaaaacactaatttgaaaaaatacacacaccccATATTCACAGGAGCATtgtctacaatagccaagaagtggaagcaGCGTCACTGATGAGTAAATgaagatgtgatgtatatatacacagacatacatatatacgtatgtactcacatacatacagtggaatattattcagtgtcCATTAATGGATAAATGGGTGAAAAAGATGtgatatacgtatatatacacacatacacatatatatacacacatacagatatgtacaatgaaatactattcagtgtccattgatggatgaagatattatatatatatacacacatatacatatacatacagtggaatattattcagccattaaaaaagaatgaaatcttgccatttgtgaagACATGGATGGTTCTCGAGGGCATtctactgagtgaaataagtcacagagagaaagacaaataccatatgatgccCCTTATAAGGGGTacgaaaaaaaataaaacaagctcatagattcagagaacagactggtggttgccagaggccaggggtgggggttgggccAAATGGGTGAACGGAGTCAAAGGGCACAAagttccagttacaaaataagcaAGTCATGGCAACATAATGTAAAACACGGTGACGACAGTTAATAATGCCGTGTCGCATATTCGAAAGTTGGtaagagagtagaccttaaaccacctcatcacaagaaaaagttCTGTAACTAGATGGTGATGGAGGCTAACTAGAATGATTGCGGTCATTCATTctgcaaaatatataaacaccaGATCACTAGCTGTACACTTGAAGCTAATGTTATACGTCAACCGTgcctcaataaagaaaataataataaatgaaacaaaacacacacacacacaaaaggtcgCTCTGCTGGGAAAACCAAGCCCTATTGTCCAGGGAGGGGCCAGTGGTCCGGTGCTGCCACAGTGCCCTGTGCCACCTCCGGTAAAGCACCTGTAACATTACTTTGTCTGTGTCCGTGTAGCACTGAACCTGGAATCTGACTGTCGACTCCAGAGCCCACATCGGTTGCACCTAGCACCTCCTCTTGCTGGATTAACTTAATGGATAAGAGACACGGCCCAGAGTTGCCTGCCTGGCTCCCACTTTCAACTCTGCCATCTATCCATGGTGTGACCTTGCACGTGTGACGTGCCCTTTCTGGACTTACATTCCCCACCTGCAGTAACCCCTGACCCACGGGGGTTGCGGGGAGCATGAATCGAAGAGACCAGGCACAGAAGAAGCGTTCAGTGAAGACCGGCCTGGACAGCCCTGGGTTTCCGACCCTTGCACTAGTGACCTGTGGGGCGCGGTAATCCTGTGTCGTGGCAGCCGCCCTATGTAACGTACAATactagcagcatccctggtctctttCCAGCAGGTGCCAGCTCTATCTCCCCAattgtgacaacccaaaatgtctccagTTAGTGCCACAAGTCCCCTGGGGGACACAGTCGCCCCCGGTGGAGAGCCACCCGTCCACTagacaaatatttactcagaGCATAAGGGCCCTGGAgccaatcccagctctgccacgtcCCAGCTATTTGTCCTTGGACAAGCTACGGTACCTTCCACACACCGAATCTCCCTTTCCCGGCTGTAAAGCCGGGAGAAAAGTCCTACTAACCCCGAGTCGCGCTCATAATTCAAGATACAACGAATACAAAGACGCTGAGAACAGCGCCCAACTGCGCTGAGCTAGCCTTCAGGCAGAGTCAGCGTTCACTGTGCTTGTGACTTTGGGAGGCGCTAGGGTTGCCTCTACGCACAAAACAAGCACACGCATTAAACCCAAGCGTGAGCTGCAACAAGGgttaaaataggaaagaaaagggtgactggggctgaggggagggcagCTTCAGACGAGAATAAGAACACACACAGCCCTGAAGCACCGCACGCCCACGAATTTAACCCCTTCCAGCGGGCTAGGGACGGAGGGGGGCACTCTTCATCGGGAAAGAAAGGAACGGAACGGGGCAATTGGTCTCGTCCTCGGGAACCTCACAACTCCGTGAAAGTGCGACCCAACTCGCAAAGACACGCGCGAGACGAACCACCTGCACCCGCCCGCGGCAGGACCACGACCCTCCCCCGAGCCCCTACCCGCAAACCTCTCGCCCGGGGTCCGTCCGGCGCCCCCAGCCTCCTCCGCAGGGCCCAGCCCACCCCGCGCCGGAaagccctccccctcccgctTCCCGACCCTCCCCCCGCCCTCAGTTTCCAACTCTCTCCCGCGTCCTCCGCCCCCAGGACCCACAACCCCCTCCCACTTCCCGACCCTCCCCAACCCGTTCGcgctcccacccctccccctcccccggcctcctCCTTATCCCCTCCCCCGCGAatctcccatccctcctcctcttcctcctccagcctccagccaccTCTCCCCAAAGCTCGTCCAACCGCCCCCCACCAAGCCCTCCCTCCTTGCCCCCCTCGCTCACCTTACTCTCCCGGGCGAGGCCCCTCAAGCCCCCTCGCCTCCTCGCACATGCGCACAGAACTCACCAGGACTCCATGCCCCGGCAGGCTTTGCGCCAAActcatcctttcccctccccctcaacaCTCCCGGAGACCCTGCGGTCCGTTCCCCCTACAACCTTGCTGTCCTTACCCGAGAACTACATCTCCCAGGAAGCATAGCGGCAAAGACGGCTTCCCATTGGCCCTCGCCGTGGCGACCCACTCACGCCGGTCTTCGAATGGCTCCGCCAGCGCTAGAACTACATATCCCAAGATGCATCTAAGGGCCGCCAGCAGCCAATTGGTCCTCGCAAATATGGCCTCTCGGCGCGCCAGACtttggactacatttcccagaatgcaTGCAGGCTTTCCCATTGgcccgcgcgcgcgcgcgcgcgcgccccgGGCATGCGCAGAAGTCACGAAGGGGGTGATTTTCTTGAGCCGGGGAAGGAGGAGCAGCCATGGAGGCGTTGCCGTGGAGACCGGAGGAGGCTACGGGCTGCCGGCACTCGGGAAATGGGGCCCGAGACCCCTGGAGCGGGCgggagaagaggaggggctgGCCCAGAGTTTTGCGCCAATCAGGGCCTGCGGGGTGCGTCTCCTTGACAACGGTCGCgcttcacccctcccccacccatgcAGAACTAGTAAGTTCCCAGGTTGACGCCGGATCCGGACGTGAGGGGAGCGTGGTCCCGGGGCTGCCAGGGCGCCCTGCTCCTCCTGTGAGCCTGGCACGCGgtttccagcctcagtttccttcctcgTGAATCCACGACGGTTTCTGCCTGAACGGAAAGAACTAAGAGATGAGTTGGACCTTCAGTGTACAGACGGTTCAGAACCACGTGGA
This region of Camelus ferus isolate YT-003-E chromosome 9, BCGSAC_Cfer_1.0, whole genome shotgun sequence genomic DNA includes:
- the ZNF444 gene encoding LOW QUALITY PROTEIN: zinc finger protein 444 (The sequence of the model RefSeq protein was modified relative to this genomic sequence to represent the inferred CDS: deleted 1 base in 1 codon): MGKPACILGNVVQSLARREAIFARTNWLLAALRCILGYVVLALAEPFEDRREWVATARANGKPSLPLCFLGDVVLGSGGLEARIACGRIRCLVRPRPGLQTAAFLLCHTWKRAPPLLTRPAALRCCPASPMEAPAVQPVKQEGLAAEGLRLDSPWHRFRHFHLGDAPGPREALGLLRALCRDWLRPEVHTKEQMLELLVLEQFLSALPADIQAWVCSRRPQSGEEAVVLLEELWGPATRAPRDATSDGSRVGVAKEECETAPLGDSAPGADEAATGDAPAARAYKQEPGSPPPAPPTPPAPGPPAFLPAPGSVSCPECGKASLKPAHLLRHRQSHSGEKPHACPECGKAFRRKEHLRRHRGTHPGGPGPALRPLPAREKPHACCECGKTFYWREHLVRHRKTHSGARPFACWECGKGFGRREHVLRHQRIHGRAAGGGGGGGAGGAAAPGAEGGGPFPPWPLG